TCCAAATGCAATCGAATAGCCTCCACCTTTACCTCATGTGAATAGGATTTGAACGATTGTCCTTTCTTCGCCATAAAAAACACCCCTTAGAATTCATCGGATAAACCAGGGGTTTTCTCCAATGTCCATTCTAAGGGGTGCACTTCAACCCGGGAGGGGCGCTTTTCGATGGAGTTACGCTTCGACGACCCAGCCGGTCGTGTTCGCGTCGACCTTCACCGCATAGGCGCCGTCGGCGCCGCGCGTCACGGTGACGTCCAGACGGCCGTCGCCGAGCCGCATGCGGCGCACGCGCAGCGTCGTCATGCCGTCCGGCAGCGTCGGCGCCAACGTCACGCGGCGGCGTGCCGCGTCGAGCGCGAGACCGAGCATCGCCTGCACGAACGTGAGCGGCGTCGCGGCCGCCCACGCCTGCGGCGAGCATGCGACCGGATAGCGCACCGGCTTGCCGCGCTCCGCGGAGTAGCCGCAGAACAGCTCCGGCAATCGGTAATTCTCAAAGAAGGCGCTCGCCGCGAGCAGCCCTTCCATGACCGTCCTCGCCTCGTCGCGGAACCCTTGCGCGCTGAGGCCGAGCAGGCACATCGAGTTGTCGTGCGGCCAAATGCTGCCGTTATGGTAGCTCATCGGGTTGTATCCCGTTTCGCCTTCGGCCATCGTCCGGATGCCGTAGCCGCTGAACAGCGCCGGCGACACGAGCTTGCGCGCGACCGCCGCCGCCCGCTCCGGCTTCATCATGCCGGACATGAGCGCGTGGCCCGGATTCGACGTCACCGATTCCACCTGCCTGCCGGCTTCGTCGAGCGCGATCGCGTAGAACGCATCGTCCTCCATCCAGAATTTCGCTTCGAACCGCTCGCGCAGCGTTTCGGCCTCGGCGTCGAGCCGTTCCGCCCAAGCTGCCCAGTCGTCGGCGCCGGAGGCGTCCCGAAGCGCGCCGAGCAGCTCCGCGAGAGTCCGCTTCGCTTGGTACACGTAGCCCTGCACCTCGACAAGCGCGATCGGCGCCTTGGCGTACTCGCCGCTGCGGTGCACGACCGAGTTGCCGGAATCTTTCCAGCCTTGGTTCGCGATGCCCTTGGACGATTCCTGGAAATACGCCACGAAGCCGCTGCCGTCGCGGTCGCCGTACTCGTCGATCCACTGGAGCGCCCGGCGAATGTGCGGCAGCATGTCGCGCAGCAGCGCGGAATCGCCGGTCCACTTCACGTATTCGCCGATCAGGACGAGGAACAGCGGCGTCGCGTCGATACTCCCGTAATACGGGTTGAACGGGATTTGGTTCGTGTTCGCGAGCTCTCCGCTGCGCAGCTCGTGCATAATTTTGCCCGGCTGCTCGTCGCGCCAGCCGTCGACCTTCTCCCCTTGGAAGCGCGCCATCGTCAAAATCGTCCCCCGCGCGATGTCCGGATGGATCGGCAGCATCTGCAGCGCGGCGATCAAGCTGTCGCGGCCGAACGGCACGGCGAACCACGGCAAGCCCGCGACCGGGAATCGCCCGTAGCCGAGATCCGTCAGCAGAACGCGAATGTCCTGCAGCCCGCGGTGGTACAGCTTATCGAACAGCGGCAGGTCGCTCTCGACGGCCGTCGAGTCGCGCTCCCATTCCGCGTAGGAAGCTTCAAGCCGCTCGATCGCCGTCTCCCGCGGCACGAGGTTCGGCTCTTCGTCGCCGGTGACCGGCACGATCGCGAACTCGATGATCTGCGATGCCCCCGCTTCGAGCTCGAGACGGTACGTCGCTTCCACGCCCGCGTCGCCCGCCTTGATTCCGCTCGGCTCTTCGGCCCAACGCACGAGCAGCTTGCGCTTCACGTCGTCTTTGCCGGCGTAGCCGATTTGGAAGCCGCCGTCGATCATCGCAACGCCCGTCTTCTCGCCGACTTCGCCGTTCTGAAAACCGCGCACGATGAACATGTCGCGGAAATCGGCGTCGAACAGCAGCGACAGCTCGAACGATTCCCGCTGCGGGTTGAAGTTCGTCGCTTTCACCGTTTCGTACAAGACGTCCTGATAAATAAACCGCGTCCGCTCGATTTCGATCGATTCCGGCCAGAGCGTCATCTCTCCGTTCGCGTCTTCCGTCTTCGGATTCGTCAGCACGATCGTCGACACATAGTTTTGATCCGCCTCGGACGACAGCATGTTGAGCGGATAGCCGTTGATTTTCAGCTCGAACCGGCTCAGGAACCGAGTATCCTTCGTATACAGGCCGTGCCCGTAATTGCGTTCGTCGATGTTGCCGGCCAAATCGGTCAGCAAAAACAAATCGTTTTCCTTAATGACTCTGTAATCCATGATGTCCCCTCGTTTTTCGCCGTATTGATTATCCCTTGACCCCGCTCGAAGCGACGCTCTGCTGCACCTGCTCCTGAACGAACAAGTAAATGAGAATGCCCGGCAGGACGATCATCGTGAGCGCCGCGAACATATAGGTGTAGTTATACGAGAACGCCTCGTTGAAGAACGCCAACGCGACCGGCAGCGTCCGGTTGTGTTGGCTCGACGTGAGCACCAGCGCGTAGAAATATTCGTTCCAGTTGTTCAGGAACATCAGAATGCCGGCCGTCGCCAAACCGGATTTCGCCAGCGGCAGGTTGACGCTCCAGAAAATCCGCCAGAAGCCTGCGCCGTCGATGCGCGCCGCCTCGTCGAGATCCTTCGGAATCGACAGGAACGTCACGCGCAGAATGAACAGCGCGAGCGCCATGCCGAACGAAGCGTACACGAGAATGAGGCCGGCCTTCGTATCGTACAGATTCAGTTTCATGATGATCGTGAAAATCGGCTGCGCCCGAGCGTAGCCCGGGACGAGCAGCGTGATCGTACAGAGAATGAACAAGAAGCTTTTGCCGAAAAAGTCGAACTTCGCGAACGCGTAGGCCGCCAGCGCGTAGATGAACACCGCGATCGCCGTCGAGACGGTCGCGATCAGCAGCGAGTTTTGGAAATACACCAAGAAATTGTACTGCGTGAAGACATCCACGTACGCCCCGAAGCTAAAGGACGTCGGCAGCGCGAACGGGTCGCCCAAAATCGCTTTATTCGTCTTAAACGAAGACAGCACGACCCAAAGAATCGGGAACAGAGAAACGACGACCGTAAACAGCATGACCGCATAGGAGAACAGGAGCCCCGTCCATCGCGTCGTTCTGGTATTCATGTCCGTATGCCCCCTCCTAGTACGATTTCTCGTTCAATTTCATCATCCGGTTGACGAGCAGCATGACTCCCATGCCGAGCACGATCATGACGGTCGCGGCCGCGTTGGCGTAGCCGTACTCGTAATTGACGATGCCCTCGTACAGCATGAGCGTGATGTTGTATGTCTCGTTGCCCGGTCCGCCGCCGGACGTGAGCGCCACTTCCTCGAAGCCCGCGATCCGCGCCGTGACGGACAGGATGATGCCCGTGCCGATCGCGTTCTTGACGAGCGGCAGGTTGATGTACCGCGTGACCTGCCACGAATTCGCGCCGTCGAGCAGCGCCGCTTCGTGCACTTCCTTCGGGATCGCCATGAGGTCGTTATACACGATCAGCGTGACGTACACGGCATAAAACATCCACGTGAACGCGACTGCGAAGAACGCCGCCGGCATTTCGAAGAACCATTTCACGTGGAAATCGGCGAAGCCGATCGCGCGCACCAAGTTGTTGATGACGCCGATGTCGTCGTTGAAGATGATCTTGTAAATCATCGCCCACGCGGCGGCCGAAATGACCATCGGGATCATAAACACCGCCCGGACGAACCGCCAGCCGAAATGGCCTTTGTACAGCACGAACGCGACCAGCGTGCCGAACCCGACGTGCACCGTGGCGGCGATCAGCGACCAGAGCAGCAGGTTTCTCATCGCGATGACGAACGTATTATCGTAAGTGATCAACATCACGTAGTTTTCGATGCCGTTGAATACGGGCGCGCCGAAGCCGTCCCAATCCGTAAAGCCCGTCACGAACACGGTCGCGATCGGTACGACGTAGAAAAACGCGAGTACAAGGACGGTAGGCAACAAGAACAGCGCGAGCCACCATTTCGTTCCCTTTTCCTTCATCTCCTGTCACCTCTTTGCGAAAAGCAGAGCCTTCCGCCGCGAAGGGCGGAAGGCGTTCTGCGAATTATTTGAATTTGCTTGCCTTTTGCGTCAACGTTTCCGCGAATTTCTCCGGCGTGAGCGTGCCGTTCGCGAGAAGCGGCAAATTTTGCGCGAATTCGGTGCTTGCGATCGCGTCCGGCCATGCGTTGCCGAACGATTGCGCGATGATCTTCAGGTCGCTGGATACCGATTGATTCATTCCCGCGAGAATCGGGTTCAGCTTCGACTCGAAGTCCGCGGACGTCGTCAGGTTCGGCGCTTGGCCGCCTTCGGCGATCATGTACGCTTCCAGCTCTTCCGGCGAATTGATGAACTCGAGGAACGCGAGCGCCGCTTGCGTTTCTTCTTCCTTCAACCCTTTCGGAATCCACCAGGAGAATTCCGCCGTCGTCGCGAGGCCTACGCCGCCCGGGTACAGGGACGCGCCGACCTTCTTCTCGAAACCTTCCGGCGCTTTCGTCGTATCCGAGAAGTCGCCGACCATCCATGTGCCGTTGGCGATGATCGCGGCGCGCTCGTTCAGGAAGTTGTTCGCGGCGTCGGCGTATGCGGCGCCGATCGCGTTGCCCGTCGTGTAGTTTTGCAGCCACTTCTGCGTTTCCGCGAACGCTTTGATCCAGAGCGGATCGTTGTAATTCGTGATTTTGTCCGCGCGGTCGCTCTTCAGCACGTCGGCGCCGCCCGGCTCGGCCGCCATGAACGCGGACGCGAGCAGCATCGTCGTCCACGCGTTCTCGCCCGTCATGAGGGAGAGCGGCGTGAAGCCCGCTGCCTGAAGCTGCTTCAGCGCTTCTTCGAATTCCGCGAACGTCATCTGCGCGATCGGCTTCGTGATACCCGCTTTCTCGAACATTTCTTTGTTGTAGAACAAGCCGATCGGGCGAATGACGGACAGCGGCATCGTGTAAATTTTGCCGTCCCGCGTGTTATAGGCGACGGAGTCTTCGATCAATTGCTTGCTGAGCTCCGGCTTCGAGTCGAGCCAAGGCTTCAAATCGTAAATTTGATCGCGCTTGATCAGCTCTTCAATGAACTGCGTGTCGCCGCCTTCGATCAGCGCCGGAAGCTTGTTTTGCTGCCACAGCAGCTTGATTTTCTCCTTGTAGGCGTCGTTCGGCACTTCTTCGATGCGGATTTCGTACTGGCCGTCGTATTTCGCGTTGAAACGCTCTACCTGCGGCAGGAAAAACTTCCCGCCGACGTTCTGCCCTGCTTTATAATGCGGGATGTTCAGCACCACTTCTTGCTTCGGCGTTTCCGCTCCCGTTTGGCCGTCCGCGTTTCCTTCCCCGTTCGCCGCGCCGTTGTTGCCGCCGCCGCACGCCGTCAACACGAGCGCCAAAGACATGCTAAGCGCTCCAATCGCTTTGAATCTCTTTTTCATCTGAACTGCCTCCCCGTATGATATCGTTTGTATTGCTTTATATTTAAAGTTTCCCTTAAGGAAGCCTTAAACCATGTATGGAATTTCGCAAAAAGCGAAGCGCGGACGACCAAAACGTTTTGGTTTCTGCTTAAAAAAATAGGTCGGATGCGCGCCGCCGGATAAAATTTTGAAAGCGATTGCAACGAGGGGCGAAGCGTCCCGCGCTCGACGTTTCCGGCCGCCGCAAGATTACGCTCTTGCAGCGGCGGTGCTGCCGCGGACGATCAGGCTGCTGTTCAGCACGACTTTGTGCTTCACTTCCCGGCCCTCCAGCATGTCGATGATTAACTGCGCTGCTTGATACCCAAGATCGTAGCGCTCCTGGCGGATCGTCGTCAGCGACGGCGAGCAGTAAGAGGCTATGGAAATATCGTCGTATCCGACGACGGATAGATCGCCCGGCACGGTGCGGCCCATGAGTTCCGCCGCTTTCAGCGCCCCGAGCGCCATCAGGTCGCTGGCGCAGAACACGGCGGTAACGTCGGGATGACGTTCGAGCATCGCCCTCGTCGCTTCCGCGCCGCCCTCCTCGGAAAACCGGCCGTCCGCCACCAAATCCGGCTCGTAGACGATGCCGGCCTCCTGCAGCCCCAGCATGTAGCCTGACAGCCGTTCGTGGCTGACCGCCGCTTCGCTGTAGCCGTTGATCATCGCGATGCGGCGATGGCCGAGCTCGACCAGGTGTCGAACCGCGTCTCTAGCGCCGTACACGTTGTCGGTGGTGACGTGGCCGACGCGATCGCCGGCGACCGGAATATCGATCAGCACGCAAGGGAAATGCGGTTGATCGACGACTTCCTTCAAATACGGGTCGTTCATCTTCAGCCCTTGCAGGATGGCGCCGTCCACGGCGCGCTCCCGGCATAAATCGGAGTACGATTTCTTCATCTGTTTGTTCGGATTCGTGCTGAACAGCAAAATATCGTAGTTCAGCTCGCTCGCGCGGTCGTTGATGCCGCAGAGCACTTCGAACGCGAACGCGTCCTTCGCATTCGACCGTTTGATCTCCGATAAAATGACGCCGATCGTGTTCGTGCGTTTCAGCACGAGGCTCTGCGCCTGCGCGTTCGGCCGGTAAGACATCTCCTCCGCCAGCTTCTTAATGCGGTTTCGCGTTTTTTCGCTGACGTCGGAATACCCGTTCAACGCCCGGGAGACGGTCGTAATCGAGACGCCTGCCGCCTTTGCCAAGTCTTTTATGTTGGTCATGATCGCCTCTCCCGCTTCCAAAACGTTTTGGACATTTTTGATTATATATCTCCCTGCGAATGATTGCAAGCGGTTTACCGAAAACGTTTTAGATTTTCGTCGCCGCATGCTTCAGGCCGCGGCCGCAAGGCGAAACAGCTCCTGCAGCACGCCTTCCCAATGCCGCCTCATCGCCTCCCGAAGATAGACGTCCTCCAGCATTTCTTGATGGACGGCAACCGTCGTCCGGCCGGCGGCGGCCGGCGAGAGGTACCACTGCAGCCGCGACGGCGTGTCCCAGTCCGGACGCTTCCACGTCAGCCGCAGCTTCGTCGGCGGTTCGACGACCGTCAAGCGGCAGGCGACGCCTTCGGGCGACGCGAACGCGAAGCCGCGCTCCAGCCGAATTTCCGGCACGCTTCCGATCCACAGCGCCAGCCCCTCGGGCGACAGGAGCGCGTCCCATAAGGCGGCCCGATCGGCCGAAGCCGTCCGCCGCACGCCGATTTGGACGCCGGCGTCCTTCGTGACGCCGACGGGGATACGGCCGAGCTTCTGCCCGTACAACAGCGCCGCCCATTCCGCCCACGCCTCCGCAACCGGCCGCGCATCGAGAATGTGGCTTTTCAATCCGTCGTGCGACCACTGAGGGTCCGCCGTCCGATCGAGCCATTCGACCCATTGCTCCCAAGCCCATCCCGTTTCTCGTTCGATATCCCGTTTGAACGCGGCGCTTACCATGGCAACCTCCGTTATGACTTTATTACTCCAACCCTATTATAGTAAAAACTTCCTTCGAATTCAGTAACCGCCGCGGCCCGAAGTACATTCGAAGGTGCGGCAGCAAGCGAAAAAGAGCCCCGCTCGGACGAGCGGAACTCTTTCGCTTGGGCTCCGGGAGCCTCTATGTTATGGAGACGGGATGATCAGCTTTTGGTTCGGGAAAATCAAATTCGGATTGCTCAGCTTATTCAACTGCGCGATCGCGGACCACGAGACGCCGTATGTACGGCCGATCGCATAGAGCGTGTCGCCCTTCTTGACGACGTACTCGACATGCCCGCCGGACGCCGCGGGCGCTCCGGCGTTCGAAGCTGCGCCGCTTGCCGCCGCTCCGCCCGCGCTGCCGACGATGCGGCCTTCCGTCTTCGCCGCCGCAGCGCCTTGCGCTTTAAGATGTTCGACCACCGCTTCGTCGAGCGCCGGATAATGCCCGGTCACGGCGTTGTCCGCGAACATCGCGTACTCGTCGCCGCCGGCGGCGATGAAGTCGTTCGTCGCAAGGACGTACGTCCGGTTCGGATCAATCGGCGCGCCGTTCACCGTAACGGAGGTTACCTTCTGGCCCTTCGGCTTCGATGCGTCGATCGTGTAGCTTAGGCCGCTCACGTGCGGGAACGCGCCTTTCGGCTCCGGATAGTCGCCCGCGCCGTGCTGCAGCGCGGCGACGATTTCCGCGCCGGTGGCGTTGAGCGTAACGATGTAGTTGCCGAACGGCAGCACCGTAATGACCTCGCCCTTCGTAATGTCGCCCGCGTCGATCGAGGCGCGAATGCCGCCGCCGTTCGTCAGCGCGATGTCCGCGCCGGTCACCGACCGCATCGCGTCCGTAATCAGATTGCCGAGGTTCGACTCTCCGGCGCGCACAATTTCGCGCTCGCCGTCGAGCTTGACCGCCGTACGGCCGACGACTTCGCCCAGCACATCGTCCTGAGACGCTTGGATCGACTCGATGAGGCTCGTCACCTGCGCGTCCGGCGCGGCGTTCGCCATCTCTTCCGCCGAAATCAGCTTCGACGTCTTGTCCGTCAGTTCGCCGTTCTCGAACGTCAGCGTGACGACGCCGGCGTTTTTCAAATATTCCCCGGTTTGCACCACGAGCGTGTCCTTAATCGTCTCCTGCATCACTTGATGGCTGTGCCCGTCGATGATGACGTCGATGCCGTCCACCTGCTCGGCCACCTTGTCGGTCGTATCCGCGCTCGCTTCGTCCATGCCGAGATGATTCAATGCGATAATGACGTCCGTTTGATCTTTCAGCGCATCGACCTGCTTCCGCGCTTCGGCGACCGGATCGCCGAACGTAATGCCTTCTACGTTTTTCGGGTGCGTTTTGTAAGCCGTCTCCGGCGTCGACAAACCGAAAATACCGATGCGCACGCCGTCGATCTCAATGATCGTATTCCCTTCGAGCACGTCCGCTCCCGCCTTGTCGACGTTGGCGCCGAGAACCGGGAAGTCGGCCATGCCGGCGAGCTCGAGCAGCCGCTCCGTGCCGTAGTTGAAGTCATGGTTGCCCGCCGTCAACGCGTCGAAGCCCATCTCGTTCATGATTTGCACGATGCTCTCGCCGCGAACGAGCGTCGAGAACGTTTGGCCGTGGAACGTGTCGCCCGCATCCAGCAGCAGCGTATTCGGGTTCGCCGCGCTGAGCTGCTTCACGAGCGTCGCCAGCTTCGCGTAGCCCATGCCCGCACTGGAGCCTTCGAAGACGCGGGAGTGGATGTCGTTCACGTGCACGAGCTGAATCGTCGTGTTCTTCGGCTCGAGCTCGTACACCGCGATCGTGCCGCTCACTTCGTGCGCCGCGAGCAGCAGCGCGTTCCCCGTCGGGCTGTCGACGGCCGGCACGAACGTCAAGCCCTCCGGCGCGACGTCGCCGCCCGGCGTCTCCGACGCGAAATTCCGGCTGTTATAATACTTCACGAATTCCGGCTGCGACGGATTCGACAGGTCGTATACCATGATGCCGCCGAGCCGCTCCAGTCCGATGAACGCATACGGCACGCCGCCGACGATGCCGGTCGCCGCCGCTTCCGGCTCCGCGCCTTTGTCGTCGCTGCGGTTATCGAGATTGTTTTCTTCGTTGTCGCTGTTGAAAAATTCAGGCGCCGCTTCCTGCGCAATTCGCTCGAACTCGCCGGCGCTGTCGTACACGAGGCTCATGTCGGAGGCGTCCCAAATCGAGAACGAGCGGCCGCCGAAGCCGTAAATCGCCTCGTACTTGCCGTCTTCGTTCTTCGGCGCGGACGTCGTCGTTTTGAGCCGCCCGAGCTGGTCCTCGCCGAACAGCCCGTTCTTCACGAGCTCGTCCAGCTGCGCTTGCGAGTATCCCTCGTACAAGTCGGCGCTCAGCGCGTAGTCGTCCGCGAGGTCCGCGACGCGCTCTTCTTCGGAGTAGCCGTCGTAATCGGCGGAATCGCCTTCGTTCGGCGTAATGAGGTAGTCCTTGCCGCCGATCCGAACGAGCGACATTCCGTCCGGCATGTACATGCCGAGCACCGGCCAATTCCGAATGTCGATCTTATCGTCCTTATCCGAGGCGTCCAGTTTGTTGTCCCCGGCGGACCAATCCTTATAGCCGAGGCCGGTCACCGAAGCGAATTTCTTCCCTTCGACGTCGAGCGTCGCAATCGCGTTGCTCTCCTGCAGCGCGACGTACGCCGTACGGCTGTCCGGGGCGACGACGATGTACTCCGGCTCCATGTTTTGCTCAAGCGTATGCTCCGGGTTCGACTTGCGCACGTCGCCTTCGATCGGAACGCCCGCGAAGCCAAGCGTCGTCGCCTGCGCGTTCGCGACGCCCGCGGACAGGTCGATGATCGAGACGCTGCCTTCCGGATTGATCGTGTAGTCGTCGTTCGGCTCGCCCTCGTTCGCCGTCAGCGCCTTCGCGCCGTCCGGCGTGAACGTCACCATATCCGGCAGGGCGCCGACTTGGACGTGGTGAATGTACTCCCCGTCCCCGTTCAGGAACACGACGTAGCCGGGATCCGTCTTCGGGTCCGCCGTCACCGACACGGCGATGACGTCGGCCGTCGGGCTCTTGGCCACGCTCGTGATATCGTCGATGTTCGTCAGTCCCGCATGAAGCTCGTCCAGCGCGATGCGCTTCGCGCGCGGCAGCGCGCGCACGCCTTCGCCTTCGCCGCTCAGCGGGGCCAAATCGATCATATCCAGCGCCTTATCCGCGCCGTTGACGGAATACATGCGTTGGCGCCGCGGGTCGTACGCGACGATCTCCGTGCCGCCTTCCGCGAACTCCGCGCCGCTCGAATAGCGGGCGATCAGCCGCATCGACAGCTCGTCCGACGCGCCGTAATCGAGCGGCGCGCTTTCCGCTGCGCTCGCCGCCGGCACGACGGTCGAACCGATCGCGGCCGCGGCCAACATCGAAATCAAAGTCCGTTTGACCTTCCTCTTCACTCGGGGCTCCTCCTCAGTGGTACCAATTTCCTACTCGTCCCACTCATTGTAGAGGAAGTTTGTTAAGTTCATATTTTCATCGTATTGAGGAATTGTAAAAATCGCCCGCCAATAGAAAAACTTCGCCCCCGCTCTTCGCGGCGGACGAAGCTTTTTCAGAAATACCAAAATCCTCCGTACGGCCCGAACGCGAACGCCAGCACGATCAGCAGCAGAAGCAGCACGAGCCATGCCGCGCCTTCCGCGTCGTACGGCGTCGCGCGAGCGATTCCTTTGACCGACGCCATCCTCGCATCGCCCTCCCCTCGCCGAGCGTTCGAATCTCCCGACGATGCATTATATGATCGTCTCCCGCGAGGAGCATGGGCCGGCGCCGATTGCGGGGACAGAGGCGGAAACGGGCGCAGCGAAAAAGGGGACGCGGCTGCGTCCCCTTCCGTCGCTCACCGCTGCGTCGGCAGCGGCTCGTACGTTCTCGCGTGCGCGATGGCGTGCGCAATCAAGAACAATAAGTAATAGATCGGGACGGAGTAGTAATACTGCCACCCCGTCATGACGTAAAAGCCGGCCCAGACGAACAGCGGCTCCCCGACGAAGCCGTTGAACAGCCCGAAGATCAGCCCCTTCCAATGCTTCGACATCCGCGGCTTCCACTGCAGCAGCAGCATCGTGACGACCGGAAGGGCGGCGAAATTGAAGGGCAAATAGGCGGGCATCGTCGGCGTCAGCTTGCCGGAATAGTACCAGAGCCCGACCGACACGCCGATATAGTCGAGGAACAAAGAGATTAGCATCATGAAC
This DNA window, taken from Paenibacillus sp., encodes the following:
- a CDS encoding carbohydrate ABC transporter permease; amino-acid sequence: MNTRTTRWTGLLFSYAVMLFTVVVSLFPILWVVLSSFKTNKAILGDPFALPTSFSFGAYVDVFTQYNFLVYFQNSLLIATVSTAIAVFIYALAAYAFAKFDFFGKSFLFILCTITLLVPGYARAQPIFTIIMKLNLYDTKAGLILVYASFGMALALFILRVTFLSIPKDLDEAARIDGAGFWRIFWSVNLPLAKSGLATAGILMFLNNWNEYFYALVLTSSQHNRTLPVALAFFNEAFSYNYTYMFAALTMIVLPGILIYLFVQEQVQQSVASSGVKG
- a CDS encoding ABC transporter substrate-binding protein, giving the protein MKKRFKAIGALSMSLALVLTACGGGNNGAANGEGNADGQTGAETPKQEVVLNIPHYKAGQNVGGKFFLPQVERFNAKYDGQYEIRIEEVPNDAYKEKIKLLWQQNKLPALIEGGDTQFIEELIKRDQIYDLKPWLDSKPELSKQLIEDSVAYNTRDGKIYTMPLSVIRPIGLFYNKEMFEKAGITKPIAQMTFAEFEEALKQLQAAGFTPLSLMTGENAWTTMLLASAFMAAEPGGADVLKSDRADKITNYNDPLWIKAFAETQKWLQNYTTGNAIGAAYADAANNFLNERAAIIANGTWMVGDFSDTTKAPEGFEKKVGASLYPGGVGLATTAEFSWWIPKGLKEEETQAALAFLEFINSPEELEAYMIAEGGQAPNLTTSADFESKLNPILAGMNQSVSSDLKIIAQSFGNAWPDAIASTEFAQNLPLLANGTLTPEKFAETLTQKASKFK
- a CDS encoding LacI family DNA-binding transcriptional regulator codes for the protein MTNIKDLAKAAGVSITTVSRALNGYSDVSEKTRNRIKKLAEEMSYRPNAQAQSLVLKRTNTIGVILSEIKRSNAKDAFAFEVLCGINDRASELNYDILLFSTNPNKQMKKSYSDLCRERAVDGAILQGLKMNDPYLKEVVDQPHFPCVLIDIPVAGDRVGHVTTDNVYGARDAVRHLVELGHRRIAMINGYSEAAVSHERLSGYMLGLQEAGIVYEPDLVADGRFSEEGGAEATRAMLERHPDVTAVFCASDLMALGALKAAELMGRTVPGDLSVVGYDDISIASYCSPSLTTIRQERYDLGYQAAQLIIDMLEGREVKHKVVLNSSLIVRGSTAAARA
- a CDS encoding choice-of-anchor I family protein translates to MKRKVKRTLISMLAAAAIGSTVVPAASAAESAPLDYGASDELSMRLIARYSSGAEFAEGGTEIVAYDPRRQRMYSVNGADKALDMIDLAPLSGEGEGVRALPRAKRIALDELHAGLTNIDDITSVAKSPTADVIAVSVTADPKTDPGYVVFLNGDGEYIHHVQVGALPDMVTFTPDGAKALTANEGEPNDDYTINPEGSVSIIDLSAGVANAQATTLGFAGVPIEGDVRKSNPEHTLEQNMEPEYIVVAPDSRTAYVALQESNAIATLDVEGKKFASVTGLGYKDWSAGDNKLDASDKDDKIDIRNWPVLGMYMPDGMSLVRIGGKDYLITPNEGDSADYDGYSEEERVADLADDYALSADLYEGYSQAQLDELVKNGLFGEDQLGRLKTTTSAPKNEDGKYEAIYGFGGRSFSIWDASDMSLVYDSAGEFERIAQEAAPEFFNSDNEENNLDNRSDDKGAEPEAAATGIVGGVPYAFIGLERLGGIMVYDLSNPSQPEFVKYYNSRNFASETPGGDVAPEGLTFVPAVDSPTGNALLLAAHEVSGTIAVYELEPKNTTIQLVHVNDIHSRVFEGSSAGMGYAKLATLVKQLSAANPNTLLLDAGDTFHGQTFSTLVRGESIVQIMNEMGFDALTAGNHDFNYGTERLLELAGMADFPVLGANVDKAGADVLEGNTIIEIDGVRIGIFGLSTPETAYKTHPKNVEGITFGDPVAEARKQVDALKDQTDVIIALNHLGMDEASADTTDKVAEQVDGIDVIIDGHSHQVMQETIKDTLVVQTGEYLKNAGVVTLTFENGELTDKTSKLISAEEMANAAPDAQVTSLIESIQASQDDVLGEVVGRTAVKLDGEREIVRAGESNLGNLITDAMRSVTGADIALTNGGGIRASIDAGDITKGEVITVLPFGNYIVTLNATGAEIVAALQHGAGDYPEPKGAFPHVSGLSYTIDASKPKGQKVTSVTVNGAPIDPNRTYVLATNDFIAAGGDEYAMFADNAVTGHYPALDEAVVEHLKAQGAAAAKTEGRIVGSAGGAAASGAASNAGAPAASGGHVEYVVKKGDTLYAIGRTYGVSWSAIAQLNKLSNPNLIFPNQKLIIPSP
- a CDS encoding amylo-alpha-1,6-glucosidase; translation: MDYRVIKENDLFLLTDLAGNIDERNYGHGLYTKDTRFLSRFELKINGYPLNMLSSEADQNYVSTIVLTNPKTEDANGEMTLWPESIEIERTRFIYQDVLYETVKATNFNPQRESFELSLLFDADFRDMFIVRGFQNGEVGEKTGVAMIDGGFQIGYAGKDDVKRKLLVRWAEEPSGIKAGDAGVEATYRLELEAGASQIIEFAIVPVTGDEEPNLVPRETAIERLEASYAEWERDSTAVESDLPLFDKLYHRGLQDIRVLLTDLGYGRFPVAGLPWFAVPFGRDSLIAALQMLPIHPDIARGTILTMARFQGEKVDGWRDEQPGKIMHELRSGELANTNQIPFNPYYGSIDATPLFLVLIGEYVKWTGDSALLRDMLPHIRRALQWIDEYGDRDGSGFVAYFQESSKGIANQGWKDSGNSVVHRSGEYAKAPIALVEVQGYVYQAKRTLAELLGALRDASGADDWAAWAERLDAEAETLRERFEAKFWMEDDAFYAIALDEAGRQVESVTSNPGHALMSGMMKPERAAAVARKLVSPALFSGYGIRTMAEGETGYNPMSYHNGSIWPHDNSMCLLGLSAQGFRDEARTVMEGLLAASAFFENYRLPELFCGYSAERGKPVRYPVACSPQAWAAATPLTFVQAMLGLALDAARRRVTLAPTLPDGMTTLRVRRMRLGDGRLDVTVTRGADGAYAVKVDANTTGWVVEA
- a CDS encoding SRPBCC domain-containing protein, whose protein sequence is MVSAAFKRDIERETGWAWEQWVEWLDRTADPQWSHDGLKSHILDARPVAEAWAEWAALLYGQKLGRIPVGVTKDAGVQIGVRRTASADRAALWDALLSPEGLALWIGSVPEIRLERGFAFASPEGVACRLTVVEPPTKLRLTWKRPDWDTPSRLQWYLSPAAAGRTTVAVHQEMLEDVYLREAMRRHWEGVLQELFRLAAAA
- a CDS encoding CBO0543 family protein; translated protein: MDKREKIEQTGEIYDAFQEVHERFFDLWYHHTFLEWDWWISLFLGVASWVLWFWVRPKASTQRLLYAGTFMMLISLFLDYIGVSVGLWYYSGKLTPTMPAYLPFNFAALPVVTMLLLQWKPRMSKHWKGLIFGLFNGFVGEPLFVWAGFYVMTGWQYYYSVPIYYLLFLIAHAIAHARTYEPLPTQR
- a CDS encoding sugar ABC transporter permease, with amino-acid sequence MKEKGTKWWLALFLLPTVLVLAFFYVVPIATVFVTGFTDWDGFGAPVFNGIENYVMLITYDNTFVIAMRNLLLWSLIAATVHVGFGTLVAFVLYKGHFGWRFVRAVFMIPMVISAAAWAMIYKIIFNDDIGVINNLVRAIGFADFHVKWFFEMPAAFFAVAFTWMFYAVYVTLIVYNDLMAIPKEVHEAALLDGANSWQVTRYINLPLVKNAIGTGIILSVTARIAGFEEVALTSGGGPGNETYNITLMLYEGIVNYEYGYANAAATVMIVLGMGVMLLVNRMMKLNEKSY